In Candidatus Dadabacteria bacterium, the DNA window AAACCTGAATATTCTCGTAAGAAGTACCTGCTCTTTTCTTTCTAGCATTTGCGGTAGTCGACGAAAAGATCGTCTGTTTCATACACCCTTACCTTGTAAAGACGACAGTCATCCCTCTCGATGATTTTTTCCTCAATCACTTCCCACAGGACCCTTGCTATGTTCTCCGTCGTCGGTATAAGATCCTGAAAACGGGGGTTGTCCTCGTTTAGGTTCTTGTGGTCGAAATCAGCCAGAACCGATGAAATAATCTGCTTCAGATCAAAGAGATTGATTATCATGCCCGTCTCCGGGTTTATTTCTCCTTC includes these proteins:
- a CDS encoding 6-carboxytetrahydropterin synthase; this encodes MSFKKLITKKVEFSASHRYWNKDWSEEKNREIYGKSSLPGGHGHNFVLEVTVEGEINPETGMIINLFDLKQIISSVLADFDHKNLNEDNPRFQDLIPTTENIARVLWEVIEEKIIERDDCRLYKVRVYETDDLFVDYRKC